The genomic DNA GGAGCCCTTCAGGAGCGCGGCGAGGAACGCGCACTGGCTCTCGTCGAGGTCCTTGGCGTCCTTGCCGAAGTACGTGCGGGCGGCCGCCTGGATGCCGTAGGCGCCCCGCCCGAAGTAGGAGGTGTTCAGGTAGCCGGCCATGATCTCCTTCTTGGTCAACTTGTTGTTGACCTTGATGGAGATGAACAGCTCCTGGAACTTCCGCTCCAGCGTCTGGGACTGGTTGTTCAGCCGGTTGTTCTTGACGTACTGCTGGGTGATGGTCGAGCCGCCCTGGGTCTGCCCGCCGGTGGCCATGTTGAACAGGGCGCGGCCGATGCCCATCGGGTCGATGCCGGCGTCGGTCCAGAAGGTCTTGTTCTCGGCGGAGACCACGGCGTCCTGGATCCCCGTCGGGATCTCGCTGTAGTCGATGATCTGCCGGTTGACCTCACCGCCGGTGGCGGCCATCTGCGAGCCGTCCGCCCAGTAGTAGACGTTGTTCTCGGCCGTGGCCGCCTTGTCCTGGTCCGGCAGGCCCACCCACGCGTACGCGACGGTCGCGGCGCCCATCATCGTCGCGACGAAGGTCAGGAAGGCCCCCGTCACGAGCTTCCAGGACGGGACCCAGCGGCGCCAGCCGTACCTGCCGTGGCGGGGGTAGTCGATCAGCCGCTTCCTGCCCGGACCGCCGCCCCCGGGGCCCCGCCCCCCGCCGCCGGCGCCGCGGCGTCCGCCGCCGTGGCCGCCGGTGCCGCCCGCGCCCCCGGCGGAACGTCGCCGGCCACCGCGCTGGGCGGCCCGTCGCGCCTCGGCGCGGCCGCCGTACGGCCGCTCCCCGCCGTACGCGTCGGAGGGAGATCCTGTACTGACATCCCGCGCCGGGGCCGATCGGCGGCCAGGCTGCTGGGCAGCGCGCCGGGCCGCGGCGCGGCCGCCACCCTGCGGCTGCGGCGGTTTGCGACGGTGCTCGCTCATCGAACGACTACTCCTCGGGCAGGCGTTTACGCCTGGAAGCGGCAGCTGAGTTCCGGTCCCCCCGAAATGGATCGGACGAGCCCGCCGGGGCCGCCCGCCATGCACTCACGACGGGGACGCCCCCCCGTCCTCGCGTGGTTCCCGGTGGTATGCATGCCGCACAGACTACGCACGGTCAAAACCGCCCTTGAGCCGAAGTTCACCCCAAACCAGGCAACTCGCTTACAACGAATCACCGATGTGACGCCGTTCACGATCGTTCCGCTTGTCGATGTGGAACCGTCGTTCTATCGTCAGGATGTATCGAGTCGATACATCAGGACGGCATAAAGAGCGTCACGGAGGAGGAAGCGGCTGGTGAGCAGACGCTCCGGCATCCTGGAGTTCGCCGTCCTCGGTCTGCTCCGAGAAGCCCCGATGCACGGATACGAGCTGCGCAAGCGGCTCAACACCTCGCTGGGCATCTTCCGTGCGTTCAGCTACGGCACCCTCTACCCCTGCCTCAAAACCCTGGTCGCAAACGGCTGGTTGGCCGAGGAGCCGGGCAGCGCTCCCGAGGACGCCCTCGCCGCCTCCCTCGCAGGACGACGCGCGAAGATCGTCTACCGGTTGACCGCCGAAGGTAAGGAGCACTTCGAGGAGCTCCTGGCCCACACGGGACCGGACTCCTGGGAGGACGAGCACTTCGCGGCCCGCTTCGCCTTCTTCGGCCAGACGGAGCGCGAGGTGCGGATGCGGGTGCTGGAAGGCCGCCGCAGCCGCCTGGAGGAACGGCTGGAGAAGATGCGCGCCTCCCTGGCGCGCACCCGCGAGCGGCTGGACGACTACACGCTCGAACTCCAACGACACGGCATGGAGTCCGTGGAGCGCGAGGTGCGCTGGCTGAACGAGCTCATCGAGAGCGAACGGGCGGGCCGGGACCAGCGACGGCCCGGGCCGGAGACGTCGGCGGACCCCGTGGAGCAGAACAAGAGATCTGGAGAGACGGGCGGCCTGCCCCGGCACGGGGGCGGTACCCGGCCGGATCCGTCCGACGACACCACCAAGTGAAGCCCTGCGCACCGCAGGGTTTCGTCGAGAACAAACAGGGAGCAACCGGAATGGGTTCGGTTCGCGTAGCCATCGTCGGCGTGGGCAACTGCGCCGCCTCGCTGGTGCAGGGCGTCGAGTACTACAAGGACGCCGACCCGGCGGGCAAGGTGCCGGGGCTGATGCACGTCCAGTTCGGCGACTACCACGTGCGGGACGTCGAGTTCGTCGCGGCCTTCGACGTGGACGCGAAGAAGGTGGGTCTCGACCTCGCCGACGCCATCGGCGCCAGCGAGAACAACACCATCAAGATCTGCGACGTGCCGACCACCGGCGTGACGGTCCAGCGCGGCCACACCCTGGACGGTCTCGGCAAGTACTACCGCCAGACCATCGAGGAGTCCGCCGAGGAGCCGGTCGACGTCGTCCAGGTCCTCAAGGACCAGCGGGTGGACGTCCTCGTCTGCTACCTGCCGGTCGGTTCCGAGGACGCGGCGAAGTTCTACGCGCAGTGCGCCATCGACGCCAAGGTCGCCTTCGTCAACGCCCTCCCGGTGTTCATCGCCGGCACCAAGGAGTGGGCCGACAAGTTCACCGAGGCCGGTGTGCCGATCGTCGGCGACGACATCAAGTCGCAGGTCGGCGCTACCATCACCCACCGCGTCATGGCGAAGCTGTTCGAGGACCGGGGCGTCGTCCTGGACCGCACGATGCAGCTGAACGTCGGCGGCAACATGGACTTCAAGAACATGCTCGAGCGTGAGCGGCTGGAGTCCAAGAAGATCTCCAAGACGCAGGCCGTCACCTCCCAGATCCCCGACCGGGACATGGGCGAGCGCAATGTCCACATCGGCCCGTCCGACTACGTGGCCTGGCTCGACGACCGCAAGTGGGCTTACGTCCGCCTTGAGGGTCGCGCCTTCGGTGACGTCCCCCTGAACCTCGAGTACAAGCTCGAGGTGTGGGACTCCCCGAACTCGGCGGGTGTCATCATCGACGCCCTGCGCGCCGCGAAGATCGCCAAGGACCGCGGCGTCGGCGGCCCGATCCTCTCCGCGTCCTCGTACTTCATGAAGTCCCCGCCGGTGCAGTACTTCGACGACGAGGCCCGCGAGAACGTCGAGAAGTTCATCAAGGGCGAGGTCGAGCGCTAAGACCGACCCCGCAGGAGGACCCTCCTCCAGGTGCTGAGGCCCCCGCGGCGCGTGCCCGGGGGCCTCACCCGTGTGTGAGGCTTGCCGCCATGCCCGTCGTACGTGATCTGCGCGTACTCCTGCGCCTGACGAACTTCCGCCGGCTCCTCGCCGTACGGCTCCTCTCCCAGGGCGCCGACGGTGTCTACCAGGTCGCGCTGGCCGCCTACGTGGTCTTCTCACCGGAGCGGCAGGCGTCGCCCGCCGCGATCGCCTCCGCCATGGCGGTCCTACTGCTCCCGTACTCCCTGGTCGGCCCGTTCGCCGGCGTGCTGCTCGACCGCTGGCGTCGCCGCCAGGTGCTGCTGTACGGCAATCTGCTCCGAGCGGCCCTGGCCGGGGGAACCGCGCTGCTGGTCCTGGTGCCGGTGCCCGGCTGGCTCTTCTACGCCTCCGCCCTCTCCGTGACCGCCGTCAACCGCTTCGTCCTGGCGGCTCTCTCCGCCTCCCTGCCACGGGTCGTCGACGGGGACCGCCTGGTGATCGCCAACTCCCTCTCCCCGACCGCGGGCACCCTGGCCGCCACCGCCGGCGGCGGTGCGGCCTTCCTGGTGCGGCTGACCACCGGCTCGGACGCCGTCGTCGTCCTCCTGGGTGCCGCGCTCTACCTCTCGTCGGCGCTGACCTGCCTCCGTATGGAGCGCGGACTTCTCGGACCGGATCCGGACGCCGTCCCGGCGCGGATCGGCGCGGCACTGGCGTCGACCGCCCGCGGGCTGCGGAGCGGGCTGCGCCACCTGTCGGAGCGCCGGCCCGCCGCCCGGGCGCTGGCCGCGATGGCCCTCGTCCGGTTCTGCTACGGGGCGCTGACCGTGATGGTGCTGATGCTCAGCCGGTACGCCTGGACGTCGACCGAGGCCGGAGGGCTGGCCCTGCTGGGGCTCGCGGTCGCCCTCTCCGGTGCGGGGTTCTTCGTCGCGGCGGTGGTCACCCCCTGGGCGACGGCGAGACTGGGCGTGGGCGGCTGGATGGCCGGATGTGCCGGAACGGCTGCGGTACTGGAGCCGGCCCTGGGTCTCCCGTTCGCCCCGGTGACCACGATGGCCGCCGTCTTCGTCCTCGGTTTCACCACCCAGGCGATCAAGATCTCCACGGACACGGTCGTACAGAAGGCGGTCGACGACGCCTATCGAGGGCGGATCTTCTCCCTCTACGACATGCTCTTCAACGTCGCGTTCGTCGCCGCCGCCGGTGCGGCCTCCCTCGTCCTGCCCGCGGACGGGCGTTCCCCTCTGCTGGTCCTCGCCGTCGCCGGGTTCTACGCGCTCTGCGCCTTGGCCCTCACCCGCCGGAC from Streptomyces sp. MRC013 includes the following:
- a CDS encoding helix-turn-helix transcriptional regulator, which produces MSRRSGILEFAVLGLLREAPMHGYELRKRLNTSLGIFRAFSYGTLYPCLKTLVANGWLAEEPGSAPEDALAASLAGRRAKIVYRLTAEGKEHFEELLAHTGPDSWEDEHFAARFAFFGQTEREVRMRVLEGRRSRLEERLEKMRASLARTRERLDDYTLELQRHGMESVEREVRWLNELIESERAGRDQRRPGPETSADPVEQNKRSGETGGLPRHGGGTRPDPSDDTTK
- a CDS encoding inositol-3-phosphate synthase, which gives rise to MGSVRVAIVGVGNCAASLVQGVEYYKDADPAGKVPGLMHVQFGDYHVRDVEFVAAFDVDAKKVGLDLADAIGASENNTIKICDVPTTGVTVQRGHTLDGLGKYYRQTIEESAEEPVDVVQVLKDQRVDVLVCYLPVGSEDAAKFYAQCAIDAKVAFVNALPVFIAGTKEWADKFTEAGVPIVGDDIKSQVGATITHRVMAKLFEDRGVVLDRTMQLNVGGNMDFKNMLERERLESKKISKTQAVTSQIPDRDMGERNVHIGPSDYVAWLDDRKWAYVRLEGRAFGDVPLNLEYKLEVWDSPNSAGVIIDALRAAKIAKDRGVGGPILSASSYFMKSPPVQYFDDEARENVEKFIKGEVER
- a CDS encoding MFS transporter, which translates into the protein MPVVRDLRVLLRLTNFRRLLAVRLLSQGADGVYQVALAAYVVFSPERQASPAAIASAMAVLLLPYSLVGPFAGVLLDRWRRRQVLLYGNLLRAALAGGTALLVLVPVPGWLFYASALSVTAVNRFVLAALSASLPRVVDGDRLVIANSLSPTAGTLAATAGGGAAFLVRLTTGSDAVVVLLGAALYLSSALTCLRMERGLLGPDPDAVPARIGAALASTARGLRSGLRHLSERRPAARALAAMALVRFCYGALTVMVLMLSRYAWTSTEAGGLALLGLAVALSGAGFFVAAVVTPWATARLGVGGWMAGCAGTAAVLEPALGLPFAPVTTMAAVFVLGFTTQAIKISTDTVVQKAVDDAYRGRIFSLYDMLFNVAFVAAAGAASLVLPADGRSPLLVLAVAGFYALCALALTRRTRKGGVSRETPPFRVRGLPGPRSCST